One region of Syntrophales bacterium genomic DNA includes:
- a CDS encoding sigma-54 dependent transcriptional regulator produces MYKTILIVDDEESICQSLKGILVDEGYEVFIAKSGEESLKIIEEELPDLVLLDIWLPGIDGIETLKIIKSDFPHIQVVMMSGHGTIETAVKSTKLGAFDFIEKPLYLDKVVLIVNHALDLVRLEAENKLLKQKFAQDYELTGSSNSVRDLKELIGIIAPTNAWILIMGENGTGKELVARSIHRQSKRSQNHFVEVNCAAIPEELIESELFGHEKGAFTGATEKKRGKFELAHKGTMFLDEVADMSLKAQAKILRILQEKKIARVGGTKVIETDVRVLAATNKNLEKEMEEERFRQDLYYRLNVIPIRIPPLRDRKEDISLLANHFLKEFSLKESSNKKTITEDALEILMDHDWPGNVRELKNVVDRLVITVPSDVISGDDIPFLLKQDRSVKPDDSFFSFDSLRMAKIEFEKRFIAGKLRENDGNVSKTAELIDLERSNLHRKIKSYGLEVKKE; encoded by the coding sequence ATGTATAAAACAATACTAATTGTAGATGATGAAGAGAGTATCTGTCAATCGCTAAAGGGAATTCTTGTCGATGAAGGCTATGAAGTTTTTATTGCAAAGAGCGGAGAGGAATCCCTCAAAATCATAGAGGAGGAACTGCCTGATCTTGTTCTTCTTGATATCTGGCTTCCGGGGATCGATGGAATTGAAACACTCAAGATTATTAAGTCAGATTTTCCACATATACAGGTTGTTATGATGTCAGGACACGGAACGATAGAAACTGCCGTAAAATCAACAAAATTGGGAGCATTTGACTTTATTGAAAAACCGCTCTATTTGGATAAAGTCGTTCTGATTGTAAATCATGCTTTGGATCTGGTTCGCCTGGAAGCTGAAAATAAATTATTAAAGCAAAAATTTGCTCAGGATTATGAACTTACAGGAAGTAGCAATTCCGTTAGAGATTTAAAAGAATTAATCGGAATTATTGCCCCGACCAATGCCTGGATATTGATAATGGGAGAAAATGGTACGGGGAAGGAACTCGTTGCAAGATCGATACATAGGCAGAGCAAAAGATCGCAAAACCATTTTGTTGAAGTAAATTGTGCTGCCATACCAGAAGAATTGATAGAAAGTGAACTTTTTGGACATGAAAAAGGGGCATTTACAGGAGCCACAGAAAAAAAGAGGGGAAAGTTTGAGTTGGCACATAAAGGCACTATGTTTTTAGACGAAGTGGCAGATATGAGTCTGAAAGCCCAAGCAAAGATTCTCAGAATTCTTCAGGAGAAAAAAATTGCAAGAGTTGGGGGTACAAAGGTTATTGAAACTGATGTTCGCGTGCTGGCTGCAACGAACAAAAATCTTGAAAAGGAAATGGAGGAAGAAAGGTTCAGGCAGGATCTCTACTATAGATTAAATGTTATTCCTATTAGAATTCCTCCTTTAAGGGACAGAAAAGAGGATATTTCCCTTCTTGCAAATCATTTTTTGAAAGAGTTTTCACTTAAAGAGAGCTCTAACAAAAAAACTATTACAGAAGATGCGCTGGAAATATTGATGGATCACGACTGGCCGGGAAATGTTCGAGAGTTGAAAAATGTTGTAGACCGGCTGGTTATAACTGTCCCGTCTGACGTTATTTCTGGTGACGATATTCCCTTTTTATTGAAGCAAGATCGGAGCGTAAAGCCGGATGATTCATTTTTCTCTTTCGATTCGTTAAGGATGGCAAAGATAGAATTTGAAAAGAGATTTATTGCCGGAAAGCTTCGAGAGAATGATGGAAATGTTTCAAAAACAGCCGAGTTGATCGATTTAGAAAGGAGTAATCTTCATAGAAAAATTAAAAGCTACGGTTTGGAGGTAAAAAAGGAATAG